The nucleotide sequence TGATAGCGCGCGGGCGGCCGCCGCCAAGTCGGTTCTGAATCCCCAGTCGGTCCCGAATCCGGAATCCGGTTCCCCCGCCGAGCCTGCGGCACCGCCCGCGGTTGTGACGGCGCCTCCGTTATGGCGGTGGACGACCGTCGAGGCCCTGCTTGACCGGACCGGTCCCCGGTCGCATCGAGAGAACGAAAGTCGAACCCGCCGCCACGGACGCGAGTCCAGGATGCCGCCCGAGACGGACCCCGATCCGCGCAAGATCATCCATATCGACATGGATGCCTTCTACGCCTCGGTCGAGCAGCGCGACGATCCCTCCTTACGCGGTCGCCCGATCGCGGTGGGCGGCTCGCGCGAGCGCGGCGTCGTCGCCGCGGCGAGCTACGAGGCCCGCGCCTACGGTGTGCGCTCGGCCATGCCGTCGGTGACGGCGCGGCGGCGCTGCCCGGACATCGTCTTCGTCAAGCCGCGCTTCGAGGTCTACCGGGCGGTCTCGGAGGAGATTCGGGCGATCTTCGCCGCGCACACCGCGATCATCGAGCCGGTCGCCCTGGACGAGGCTTATCTCGACGTCACCGAGAACCTGCAGGGCCTGCCGAGTGCCACCGCCGTCGCGCGCGCGATCCGGGCGGAGATCCTGGAGCGGACCGGCCTCGTCGCCTCGGCGGGCGTCTCCTACAACAAGTTCCTGGCCAAGGTCGCCTCGGACCACCGGAAGCCCGACGCGCTGTTCGTGATCCCGCCCGCCATGGGGCCGGCCTTCGTGGAGACCCTGGCGATCGGCCGCTTCCACGGGGTCGGCCCGGTCACCGAGGCGCGGATGCGCGCGCTCGGCATCGAGACCGGGCGCGACCTGCGCGAGCGCTCGCTGGAGGAGCTGACGGCGCATTTCGGGAGCGCAGCGCCCTACTACCACGCGGTCGCCCGCGGGATGGACGCGCGGCCCGTGCGGGCGCACCGCGTCCGCAAGTCGATCGGCGCCGAGACCACCTTCGGCGACGATACGGCCGACCGGTCCGTGCTGGCCGAGCGGCTGCAACCTATGATCGACCGGGTCTGGCAGGCGAGCGTGGCCAAGGGCGTGCGCGGGCGGACCGTGACGCTGAAGCTGAAGCTCTCCGACTTCGCCCTGATGACCCGCGCCCGCTCGCTCGCCGAGCCGGTCGGCGACCGCGCCGGGCTGGAGCGCCTGGCCCTCGCACTGCTCGACGAGGCGCTGCCTCTGCGCCGCAGCGCGCGCCTGATCGGCCTCAGCCTGTCCGGCCTGAGCTCCAACAACCTAGGGGATCCGGTGCAACTTGGGTTAGGGATCTGACTTTCTACAACTGAAGTTCATTAACCTGGCCGTTACGACGACCACAGGATGTGTCATAAAAAATAGCGCACGTGAGTTTTTCAGGCGTTGCACCGGCACTAGGCTCGTGCACAGGACCGTTCGAGGGACCGGATGCCTCGGCATTTTCTCCGCAAGCTGGAACTGTACACCCACCTCTCGGCGGCTGACCGGGAAGCGTTGGAGAGCGCCGTCGGCGAAAAGCGCCGCCGCGTCGGCCCCCGTGAGGACATCGTCCGCGAGGGTGACCACACGGGCCACGTCAACCTGGTCCTCGAAGGCTGGGCCTGCCGCTACAAGCAGCTGGAAGACGGCAGGCGCCAGATCGTCGCCCTCTTCGTGCCGGGCGACCTATGCGATACTCATATCGACGTCCTGCGCGAGATGGACCACGCCATCGGCACGCTCACCCCCGCGACCTACGCGGAGGTCTCGCGAGACACGCTCGGCGCCATCGCGGCGCGCCATCCGCGGATCATGCAGGCCCTGTGGTGGGACACGCTGGTCTCGGCCTCGATCCAGCGGGAATGGACGGTCAATCTCGGCCAGCGCTCCGCCAGCGAGCGGCTCGGCCACCTCCTGTGCGAGCTGTTCCTGCGGCTGAGGGGCGTCGGGCTGACGGAGGGCAACCACTGCGTGCTGCCTACGACGCAGGCCGACCTCGCGGACGCGATGGGCCTCTCGACGGTGCACATCAACCGGACGCTGCAGGACCTGCGCCGCGCCGGGCTGATCGTGCTGAAGGGGCGCAACCTCACGATACCGGACCTCGCAGCCTTGCAGGCCGCCTCGCTGTTCACGCCGAACTACCTGCACTTCGACCATATCGGGCGGCACCTCGACGCCGTTGAACCCGTGGCCGTGTAGTCGGTTGTGCTCGATGCAAATCGGCTCTGGCGCGAGCGGCGAGTGGTTCGTCCCAGCGGACGCGACAACCCATGAATGACCGGATGGAGCAGGAGGCCAAGGGGGAGACACGAGCGGAGCCCGCACCGGCCCCGTCCGCCGCCGCACCGCGGGACGACGGGTTCCGCCTGCTGATCGAGACGATCCCGCAGCTCGTCTGGCGCGCGCGCGGCCGTGGCGACTGGGTCTGGTCGAGCCAGCAATGGCAGGGCTTCACCGGCCAGGACGCGGCGGGAGCCCTGGACCGCGGCTGGCTCGCGGCCGTCCATCCGGACGACCGGGACCGGACCGAGGCGGCCTGGGCCCGGGCCGAGACGGAGGGCCGGCTGGAGGTCGAGCACCGCATCTTCCAGGCCGCGACGGGCGAGTACCGCTGGTTCGAGACCCGCGCCCTGCCGGCCCGCGACGCCGAGGGCCGGGTACGGGAATGGTTCGGCACCGCGACCGACATCCACGACCTGAAGACGCTGCAGGCGCAGCAGGCCCACCTGCTCTCCGAGTTGCAGCACCGGGTCCGCAACACGCTGGCCACGGTCCGGGCGATCGCCCGGCGCTCCGCGGAGACGAGCGAGAGCGTGGAGGACTACGCCATGCATCTCGAGGGCCGGCTGGGCGCCGTCTCGCGGATCCAGAGCGCGATCATCCGCAACCCGATCGACGACCTCAGCCTGTCCATGCTGGTGGCCGACGAACTCGTCGCCTACCACGCCCGCGAGGGCGAGGACTTCACGATCGACGGCCCCTTGGTCCTCGTGCCCGCCCGAGCCGCCGAGCGCCTGGCGCTCGCCCTTCACGAACTGGCGACCAACGCGGTCAAGTTCGGCGCCCTCGCGCAGGAGAGCGGCACGATCGCGATCTCCTGGACGACGGAGGAGCGGAAGGGCCATCCCGTCCTGGTACTCGACTGGACGGAGAGCGGCCTGGTGCTGGCCGGGCCGGAAACGCGGCGCTACGGCTTCGGCATGGACGTGCTGGAGCGCATGCTACCCCACGACCTGCGGGCGCAGGTAGTCGTCGCCTTCCGCCCGGACGGGCTGAGCTGCCGCATCGTCCTGCCGCTCGGCGCGGGAACCGGGGCCGCGGCGGTGCGACCGCAGGTCTGAGGCGGGCGGCGGAGGCTGGCCGGGCGCGCCATCCTTTCGCCTTGCGAGCATGGCCCGAAGGGTCCACTGTCCGCCCGACCTCGCGCCGCTCCCGGGTTCCCGGTCGCGGCGCCCCAGGAGCCGCGACCCTTGTTCATGCTCGACCGACGCGTCCGCCGCACCGTTTCGGTGCTCGCCCTCGCCCTCGCCGCCGGGCTCGCGCCCGCCGCCCAGGCCGCGCAGCCGCGCGAATCCGCGCCCGTCACCGAGTACGAACCCGCCGAGTCCCTCGAGGGCAACTTCCTCGCCGCCTACATCGCGGGCGCGGCCCGCGACACCGCCGCGGCGGCCACCTTCTACCGCGAGGCGGTGAAGGCTGACCCGCGCAACGCCGAGCTTCTGGAGCGCGCCTTCATCTCGATGCTGGCCGACGGCTCCCTGCCGGACGCCTTCCGGGCGGCCGAGCGCCTGACGAGCCGCGACGGCGCCAACGGGCTCGCCAACCTCGCGCTGGGCGTGCGCCAGATCAAGGCGAGCCAGTGGTCGGCCGCCCGCCAGAACTTCGCCCGGAGCGGCCGGGGTGCCGCCGCCGACCTCACGGCGACGCTGCTCACCGCCTGGGCCTTCGCGGGCGCGGGCGACGGCAAGAAGGCGCTGGAGACGGTCGGCCGCCTGCGCGGCGAGCGCTACTACAACACCTTCCGCGACTACCATGCGGGCCTGATCGCCTCGGTCGTCGGCGACCAAGCCGAGGCCGAGCGGCGCCTGAAGGCGGCCTACGAGGCCGACAAGAACACGCTGCGGGTTGTCGACGCCTACGCCCGCCAGCAGGCGGCATCCGGGCGCACCGACGTGGCGATTCAGGCCTACACCGACTTCGAGAGCCTGATGCCGCGCCATCCGATCGTGCGCGACGCCCTCGACAAGCTGAAGGCCGGCAAGCCGCTCGGCCGCCTGATCACCACCGCGCAGGAGGGGGCGGGCGAGGTGCTGTACGGCCTCGGCTCGGCCGGCTCGACCCAAGGGGACGAGCTGCCGGCGGTGATCTATCTGCGCCTCGCGCTCTACCTCGCGCCCGAGCACGGCCTCGCCCGCCTGACGCTCGCCGACATCCTCGACCGGATGAAGCAGACCGAGAAGGCCAACGAGGCCTATGCCCAGATCCCGGCCTCCTCCCCGCTCAAGCTGAATGCCGACATCCAGATCGGGCTGAACCTGGAGCAGATGGGCAAGGGCGACGAGGCGCTGGCCCATCTCGACGCCGTGATGAAAGCGCATCCGGACGACATCGACGTGGTGACGGCGCTCGGCAACGTGCAGCGATCGCGCAAGAAGTACGCCGAGGCCGCCGAGACCTACACGAAAGCGATCAATCTGATCGGCGACCGTCCGGTGCAGAACTACTGGACGACCTTCTACTTCCGCGGCACCGCCTACGAGCGCGCCAAGCAGTGGCCCAAGGCCGAGGCCGACCTGAAGAAGGCGCTCGAACTGGTGCCGGCGAGCCAGCCCGCGGCCCGAGCCCAGGTGCTGAACTATCTCGGCTATTCCTGGGTCGACCAGAAGATGAACATCGAGGAGGCGTTCAAGCTCCTCAAGCAGGCCGCCGACGCGAGCCCGCGCGACGGCATGATCGTCGACAGCCTGGGCTGGGCCTATTACCGCCTGGGCCGCTGGGACGACGCGGTGCGCGAGCTGGAGAAGGCGGTCGAGCTGAAGCCGGGCGACCCGACCATCAACGACCACCTCGGCGACGCCTACTGGCGCGCCGGCCGCCGCCTCGAGGGCAAGTTCCAGTGGCAGCACGCCAAGGACCTGAACCCCGAGCCGGAGGATCTCGCGCAGATCAACGAGAAGCTGAAGAACGGCCTGCCGGACATCGAGAAGCCGACCGCCACCGCCGAGAACCCGCCGGCCCCGGTCGCGGCCCCGCACAACCCGGAGAACCCGGAACTGCCGAAGGGCGCGCCCCAGCCGAGCGAGCCTCCGGGCGCCGCCGACAAGAAGACGGGCGGCTAAACAGCGCTCTCCGCCGAAGCGGACGCCGGTTCGGCGCAGGAGAGCGCGGCACGGCGAGGATCTTGCCCGGATCTTGCCCGGACCTTGCCCGGACCGGGCCGGCCCCGTAAGGCCTGCCCGTCCCGTCACTGCCCGGAGCGCCCGTGCCCGCCCTTACCACCCGCGCCCCGGCCAAGATCAACCTGACCCTGCACGTCCTCGGGCGCCGGCCCGAGGACGGCTACCATGTGCTGGAGAGCCTGGTCGCCTTCGCGGGGGCGGCGGACCTCCTGAGCCTCGCGCCCGGTCCGGAGCTCGGGCTCGCCGTGAGCGGGCCGACCGCCGGCCCTGCCGGCCCCGATGACGACAACCTCGTCCTGCGCGCGGCCCGCCACCTGCGGGACCGGGTACCCGCCCTACGACTCGGGTCCTTCCGCCTCGTCAAGCGCCTGCCGGTGGCGGCGGGCATCGGCGGCGGCTCCTCCGACGCCGCGGCGGGGCTGCGGCTGCTGGCCCAGCTGAACGGCCTGCCCCTCGATCACCCGGGCGTCGTGGCCGCCGCCCGCGCCACGGGTGCCGACGTGCCGGTCTGCCTGGAGCCGCGGGCCCGGATGATGTGGGGCGCGGGCGAGCATGTCGGGCCCGCGCTCGGCCTCTCGCCGCTGCCCGCCGTGCTGATCAATCCCGGCGTGCCGGTGCCGACCGCCCCCGTATTCAAGGCCCTCGGTCTCAAGGTCGGCGACGACTTGGCCGGCGCCGCCCACCCGGAGATCGCGCCGGATCTCGCCGGGCCGGATCTGCTGGCCCGCATCGGCCCGGCCCGCAACGACCTGGAGGCGCCCGCCCTCACGGTGGCGCCGGTCATCGGCGTCGCGCTCGCGGCCCTTCGCGCGCAGGACGGCTGCCGGCTCGCCCGGATGTCGGGCTCGGGTGCGACGGTCTTCGCGGTCTTCGCCGACCGCCGCACGGCCATGCGCGCCGCGCGCACGCTGCGGGCCGCCAATCCGGGCTGGTGGGTGAGCGCATCCTACCTGCGGTAGGGCACGGGGCGTCAGGGCGCGCGTCGTGCGCCCGGCGCAGCATCGCGCCTCAGTGCGCGCGCGCGATGCAGAAATCGACCGCTTCGAGCAGCGCGTCCTTCGTCCGCCCGGGGGCGAACGGCGCCAGGGCCTCCCGGGCCAACGCCCCGTACTGGCGGGCGCGCTCGACGGTCTCGGCCAGCACGCCGCGCCGGTGCAGGATGGCGCGGGCCTGATCGAGGTCGCCCTCGCGGATCTCGCCGTCCTGAAGGGTCCGGCGCCAGAAGGCGCGCTCCTCCTCGCTGCCGTGCCGGAAGGCCAGCACGATCGGCAGGGTGATCTTGCCCTCGCGGAAGTCGTCGCCGACGTTCTTGCCCAGCGCGTCGCTTGTGCCGCCGTAATCGAGCGCGTCGTCGATGAGCTGGAAGGCGATGCCGAGATTCATGCCGTAGGCGCGGCAGGCGTCCTGCTCGCCTTGCGGCCGCCCGGCCAGCACCGGCCCGACCTCGCAGGCGGCGGCGAAGAGCTCGGCGGTCTTGCCGCGGATGACGGCGA is from Methylobacterium radiodurans and encodes:
- a CDS encoding sensor histidine kinase, producing MNDRMEQEAKGETRAEPAPAPSAAAPRDDGFRLLIETIPQLVWRARGRGDWVWSSQQWQGFTGQDAAGALDRGWLAAVHPDDRDRTEAAWARAETEGRLEVEHRIFQAATGEYRWFETRALPARDAEGRVREWFGTATDIHDLKTLQAQQAHLLSELQHRVRNTLATVRAIARRSAETSESVEDYAMHLEGRLGAVSRIQSAIIRNPIDDLSLSMLVADELVAYHAREGEDFTIDGPLVLVPARAAERLALALHELATNAVKFGALAQESGTIAISWTTEERKGHPVLVLDWTESGLVLAGPETRRYGFGMDVLERMLPHDLRAQVVVAFRPDGLSCRIVLPLGAGTGAAAVRPQV
- a CDS encoding Crp/Fnr family transcriptional regulator, giving the protein MPRHFLRKLELYTHLSAADREALESAVGEKRRRVGPREDIVREGDHTGHVNLVLEGWACRYKQLEDGRRQIVALFVPGDLCDTHIDVLREMDHAIGTLTPATYAEVSRDTLGAIAARHPRIMQALWWDTLVSASIQREWTVNLGQRSASERLGHLLCELFLRLRGVGLTEGNHCVLPTTQADLADAMGLSTVHINRTLQDLRRAGLIVLKGRNLTIPDLAALQAASLFTPNYLHFDHIGRHLDAVEPVAV
- the dinB gene encoding DNA polymerase IV, giving the protein MPPETDPDPRKIIHIDMDAFYASVEQRDDPSLRGRPIAVGGSRERGVVAAASYEARAYGVRSAMPSVTARRRCPDIVFVKPRFEVYRAVSEEIRAIFAAHTAIIEPVALDEAYLDVTENLQGLPSATAVARAIRAEILERTGLVASAGVSYNKFLAKVASDHRKPDALFVIPPAMGPAFVETLAIGRFHGVGPVTEARMRALGIETGRDLRERSLEELTAHFGSAAPYYHAVARGMDARPVRAHRVRKSIGAETTFGDDTADRSVLAERLQPMIDRVWQASVAKGVRGRTVTLKLKLSDFALMTRARSLAEPVGDRAGLERLALALLDEALPLRRSARLIGLSLSGLSSNNLGDPVQLGLGI
- a CDS encoding tetratricopeptide repeat protein, whose protein sequence is MLDRRVRRTVSVLALALAAGLAPAAQAAQPRESAPVTEYEPAESLEGNFLAAYIAGAARDTAAAATFYREAVKADPRNAELLERAFISMLADGSLPDAFRAAERLTSRDGANGLANLALGVRQIKASQWSAARQNFARSGRGAAADLTATLLTAWAFAGAGDGKKALETVGRLRGERYYNTFRDYHAGLIASVVGDQAEAERRLKAAYEADKNTLRVVDAYARQQAASGRTDVAIQAYTDFESLMPRHPIVRDALDKLKAGKPLGRLITTAQEGAGEVLYGLGSAGSTQGDELPAVIYLRLALYLAPEHGLARLTLADILDRMKQTEKANEAYAQIPASSPLKLNADIQIGLNLEQMGKGDEALAHLDAVMKAHPDDIDVVTALGNVQRSRKKYAEAAETYTKAINLIGDRPVQNYWTTFYFRGTAYERAKQWPKAEADLKKALELVPASQPAARAQVLNYLGYSWVDQKMNIEEAFKLLKQAADASPRDGMIVDSLGWAYYRLGRWDDAVRELEKAVELKPGDPTINDHLGDAYWRAGRRLEGKFQWQHAKDLNPEPEDLAQINEKLKNGLPDIEKPTATAENPPAPVAAPHNPENPELPKGAPQPSEPPGAADKKTGG
- a CDS encoding 4-(cytidine 5'-diphospho)-2-C-methyl-D-erythritol kinase, translated to MPALTTRAPAKINLTLHVLGRRPEDGYHVLESLVAFAGAADLLSLAPGPELGLAVSGPTAGPAGPDDDNLVLRAARHLRDRVPALRLGSFRLVKRLPVAAGIGGGSSDAAAGLRLLAQLNGLPLDHPGVVAAARATGADVPVCLEPRARMMWGAGEHVGPALGLSPLPAVLINPGVPVPTAPVFKALGLKVGDDLAGAAHPEIAPDLAGPDLLARIGPARNDLEAPALTVAPVIGVALAALRAQDGCRLARMSGSGATVFAVFADRRTAMRAARTLRAANPGWWVSASYLR